In Mastigocladopsis repens PCC 10914, a single window of DNA contains:
- a CDS encoding substrate-binding domain-containing protein: MNLDKSNHQTVIVCNHCGYDINPATARRCVKCGKPLNVSQIRNSNKLANPEPKTLTDWLLTPWIIRLLSGLVFLVISWLIYCLFVTVSSVNKSEDIGVYNSSDSSQNTSSDIKLYDSIKEVPDVPEGTFNYGGGTSFAALSAAGLNDAIAAAQPNFRLRYIEPKDGKPGGKKGVAMLLDGQLSFTLYASSLKDADYNKAQQRGFALKQVPVALDGLVFFTHPDVSIPGLSVDQLQDIYRGKLTNWKQVGGPNLQIIPFSRDPKASGILNELLGQEDGQISSRVNFIRDYTEGIRKVASTPGGISFGGTGLIVGQGTIRPVAIAKANSQQYMQPLIDNGKQINAAAMRDGTYPLTRRMFIGFRQDGTIDQLAGDAFVNMLLSKEGQQIVEKAGLVPMR; this comes from the coding sequence ATGAATCTTGACAAATCGAATCATCAAACGGTTATAGTATGCAACCATTGTGGCTATGATATAAATCCTGCCACGGCTAGACGCTGTGTGAAGTGCGGTAAACCCCTCAATGTTTCTCAGATACGAAACAGCAACAAGCTTGCCAACCCTGAGCCTAAAACTTTGACAGATTGGCTGTTGACACCTTGGATAATTCGACTTCTTTCTGGTCTGGTGTTTCTGGTTATTAGTTGGTTAATCTACTGTTTATTCGTAACTGTTAGCAGTGTAAACAAGTCCGAGGATATCGGAGTTTACAATTCCAGTGACAGCAGTCAGAACACCTCCTCTGATATCAAACTCTACGATTCTATAAAAGAGGTGCCGGACGTGCCGGAAGGGACATTTAACTACGGCGGTGGTACCAGCTTTGCAGCTTTGAGTGCTGCTGGCTTAAACGATGCCATCGCCGCAGCTCAACCCAATTTTCGCCTCCGCTACATTGAACCGAAAGACGGTAAACCAGGTGGCAAAAAGGGTGTAGCTATGCTGCTTGATGGTCAACTGAGCTTTACTCTGTACGCATCATCTCTCAAGGATGCTGATTATAACAAGGCTCAACAACGGGGCTTTGCGCTAAAGCAAGTGCCAGTCGCTTTAGATGGGCTTGTCTTCTTTACCCATCCAGATGTCTCCATTCCAGGACTTTCAGTTGATCAACTTCAAGACATATATAGAGGTAAACTCACCAACTGGAAGCAGGTGGGAGGACCAAATCTGCAGATTATACCTTTCTCCAGAGACCCTAAGGCTTCCGGTATATTGAATGAGCTTCTCGGGCAAGAAGATGGACAAATAAGTTCCAGGGTGAACTTCATCCGTGATTATACTGAAGGTATTCGTAAGGTTGCCTCTACTCCTGGGGGGATTTCCTTTGGAGGAACTGGACTAATTGTTGGTCAAGGAACAATCCGCCCCGTTGCTATTGCTAAAGCTAACTCCCAACAATATATGCAACCTCTCATAGATAATGGCAAGCAGATTAATGCTGCCGCGATGCGGGATGGCACTTACCCCCTCACCCGGCGTATGTTTATTGGGTTTCGCCAGGACGGCACAATCGATCAACTAGCTGGGGACGCCTTCGTCAATATGTTACTTTCCAAAGAAGGTCAGCAGATTGTCGAAAAGGCTGGACTGGTTCCCATGCGCTGA